The sequence below is a genomic window from Streptomyces sp. V1I1.
ACCAGCAGAAAGATGCCGATCAGCATGAACAGGACCAGCGCCCCGACCTTGACGATCGCGAACCAGAACTCCAGCTCGCCGAAGATCTTCACGGATATGAGGTTCACGGTCAGCACGACCGCGAGCGCGATCAGTGCGATCACCCACTGCGGGACATCGGTGAACATGCCCCAGTAGTGCGTGTAGGTCGCCACCGCCGTGATGTCGGCGATTCCGGTGGTCGCCCAGTTCATGAAGTACATCCAGCCCGCGACGAACGCCCCCTTCTCGCCGAGGAATTCACGGGCGTACGAGACGAACGCTCCGGACGACGGCCGGTACAGGACCAGCTCCCCCAGGGCGCGCACGACGAGAAAGGCGAAGACGCCGCAGAGCGCATACGCCACGGCCAGGGACGGCCCGGCGCTCGCGAGCCTGCCGCCCGCGCCGAGAAACAGCCCGGTGCCGATGGCCCCGCCGATGGCGATCATGTTGACGTGCCGGGATTTCAGGGACTTGCTGTACCCGGCGTCGCCCGCATCGACGTGCCCACCGTCGCGCCGCTGCCGTTCGTCCTGCCCTTCCTGCTGTAACTCCTGCTGCCGTTGCTGTTCCGTCTTTCGGAGGGATTGCTCGCTCACGCCTGATCTTCGCCTTCCGTGAAGGGGTCGGTGCGGTGTGGCGGCCGCACGATGCTGGTCAGGGTCGACTCGACGCGGGCCAGATGGTGCGTCATGGCTTCCACCGCGTCTTGCTCGGAACGGTCGACAAGCGCCTCGACGATCGCCCGGTGCTCCCGGTTCGACTGCTCGCGCCGTCCGCCGAGTTCGTTGAGGAACGCGGACTGGCGGGCCAGCGCGTCGCGGATCTCCTCGATGACTCTGCGGAAGACCGGGTTCTGGGCCGCCTGGGCGACGGCGAGGTGGAAGAGGGTGTCCATCGCCACCCACGCGGTGGTGTCGGTCTCCTGCTCCATCCGTTCCAGCAGGTGAGAGAGGTGATCGAGGTCTTCGGGGGTACGACGCGCGGCCGCGTACCCGGCCACCGGGATCTCCACGTGCCGACGGACCTCGAGGAGGTCGCTCGCCGAGTAGTCGCCGAAGGTCGGGTCCTCCACCGGGCCGTTGGAGAGGACGAAGGTGCCCTTGCCGGTACGGGAAGCCGTGAGCCCCATCGTCTGCAAGGCGCGCAGAGCCTCACGGAGCACGGGTCTGCTCACTTCCAGGCGGCGGCAGAGCTCCGCCTCGGAGGGCAGCTTCTCCCCCACCGCGTAGTCGCCCCGCTCGATGGCGCCGCGGAGATGGCTCAGCACCGCTTCCATCGCGCTGATCCGCCGAGGAACATCGCCAGCTGTCTGGCTGTCTGACAGGTTCACTCGGGGATCGTCTTCCGTACAAGGGAAACCTGTCAAGGGCTGCGGACCAAGTCGAGTGAGCCTGATCGCGACCCACTACCCTCTGCGCACCCCCACTACCTTTTCGTGACCTCGCGAGGGAGGGGCGGGGCGAGGCACCGCCCCGTCCCGCCCCCTCCGGCTCCGGCTCCGGCTCCGGCTACGGCTACGGCTACGGCTACGGCTACGGCTACGGCTACGGCTACGGCTACGGCGTCCGAGGCCGCATCCGGTAGTCGTACGCGTCGGGCAGCGGCTCGTCGGTGAGCTGCGACCACACCTCGCCGAGGATTTCCGCGCCCTCGCGCAGATCCGCCACCTCGAAGCCCGCGTCGAAGACGGCGCGGGCCTGCTCCGGGCGGCCCTCGGCGATGAGCAGTCGGGCGTCGATCAGGCGGAAGCGGTGTTCGGCAAAGGCGGCCGACGGGCCGTACGGGTGAGGCGTGTGGTGCGTCAGCCGATCGCGAGCGGCGTGATGGCCGCGTACAAGGCCCACCTTGTCAGACAAGTTCGTTTACACTGCGACCGCGCTCTACTCGCGTGGAGTATCAAGCCCTTCCTGCCGTGAATTGCGGATGAACAACAAATCGCAGGTCATACCGAGTCCAGCCAACGTTGCCCTGCCGCGCGGGCTTCGCATAGCTTGCTGACAAGTGAGCCGAGGAGGGCCAGTGGCAGTCAGCGGGCAGCAGCGGAGACCGGTCGTCGTTCTGTACGAGCGGATCGCGGACGCCATCCACGAGGGCACCTATCCGCCCGGCTCCACACTTCCGTCGGAGCCCCGGCTCGCGGCCGAGCTCGGGGTCAGCAGGCCCGCCCTGCGCGAGGCGCTGCTACTGCTCCAGGAGGACGGGCTGCTCTCGGTACGCCGGGGGGTCGGCCGGACCGTCAACGACCGCCCTCCGCGGCGTGGTTACGAGCACATCCAGCCACTGGAGGAGCTGCTGTCCACCGGCTCGCCGCTCCGGGTGCGGCCGCTGCTGCGCGCCGTGGAGGAACCCACCGACTTCACCACCCAGCATCTGCTCGCCCCGGCCAGAGCCGAGCTGCGGTTCTGGGAATCGCTGCTGGCCGGGGACGCCACGGCGGCGGCGCTCAGCCAGGAGTGGGCGGCGGCCGAGGAGGTCCTGGACCGGGCGCATCCGGCCTTCGCCGAGGCACTGCGGACCACGCCCGCCGCGCCGGCCACCTCGATGCTCGCGGTGCTGGCCGCGGCCTCCCGCGGGGTGGCGCTAACAGGTCACAGCGGGGTGACCGCGACCCTGCTCGGACAGCGGCGCGGCGAGCAGCTGGGCCGGGCGCCCGACACCCCCGCGGTGCTGGTCACGCAGGTGGTACGGGTCGGGGACACCCCGATCCTGGCGGCGAAGCACATGCTGCCGACGGGAGCGCCCGCCATGCCCGTACTCCAGTCGAACTGAGCGCTGCGCCGGAGCGGGAGACCGCCGTCACGGCGCATCTCTCAGGCGTGCCGTACACTTCCGGCGCATGCACTTGTCTGACATCCTCCGCGCACCCAAGGCGGTCCTCCACGACCACCTCGACGGCGGCCTGCGCCCCGCCACGATCATCGAACTGGCCCGGGAGTGCGGCTACCGCGAGCTGCCCACCGAGGACCCGGCCGCGCTCGCCACCTGGTTCCGCGACGCCGCGGACTCCGGCTCGCTGGAGCGCTACCTGGAGACCTTCGCCCACACCTGCGCGGTGATGCAGACCCGCGAGGCGCTGGAGCGCATCGCGGCGGAGTGCGCCGAGGACCTGGCGGCGGACGGCGTCGTCTACGCGGAGGTGCGGTACGCCCCCGAGCAGCATCTGGAGCGCGGCCTGACCCTCGACGAGGTCGTCGACGCGGTCAACGCGGGCTTCCGGGAGGGCGAGCGCCGCGCCGGCGGCCGGATCACGGTCCGCGCCCTGCTCACCGGCATGCGCCACACCGAACGCTCCCTGGAAATAGCCGAGTTGACGGTAGCCCACCGTGAGCGCGGGGTCGCCGGCTTCGACATCGCGGGCGGCGAGATCGGCAACCCGCCGGCCCGCCATCTGCCGGCCTTCCAACATCTGAAGCGGCACAACTGCCACTTCACGATCCACGCGGGCGAGGCCGTCGGCGCCGAGTCGATCCACGAGGCGGTGCAGATCTGCGGCGCCGAGCGGATCGGGCACGGCGTCCGCATCACGGACGACATCACCGTGCACGACGACGGCACGGCGGACCTGGGTCATCTGGCCGCGTACATACGCGACAACCGCATCGCCCTGGAGGTCTGCCCGACGTCCAACCTCCAGACGGGCGCGGCGAAGGACTACGCCACGCACCCCATCGACCTGCTGCGCCGCCTCGGTTTCCGTATCACGCTCAACACGGACAACCGCCTGGTCTCCGGCACCACCATGAGCGAGGAGTTCCAGCACATGGCGGACGCCTTCGGCTATGGCCCCGAGGTCTTCGAGGCGTTCACGGTCGCCGCGGTCGAGTCGGCGTTCCTGCCGCTGCCGGAGCGCCGCCGACTGATCGACGAGGTGGTCCGGCCGGGGTACGCGGCACTGCGGGAGCAGGGCACGGTCCAGGACCCGGGCACGGTCTAGGACCCGGTGTCGGCGGAAGCGGTCTGGACGGAAGCGGTCTGGGCGACGAGGTCATTGAGGGTCTTGCGGGCGACGTCGGCGTGGGCGGGGTCGATCTCCATCCGGAAGGCCAGGTAGTAGAGCTCGTCGCCGACGTAGAAGCCGCGCAGCATCTGTACGCCTTAACATCGCGTTCGGCACCACAGCATGCGTGGCCTCGGTGTAGGTGATGGTCCGCTCGGGCCGCTTCCAGGCCGCCGCGTCCTTGACATGGAACCAGTCGAAGTCGCGGACAAAGGCGTCCTTCTGCTTCTCCGGGCAGGCAGTCCGACCGCACTTCTCGACCTCGGCCCACCACCTCAGGTAAACGGGCTCGTCCTTCCCCTCAACCCATCCGCTCCTCCCTGTCGTACGACTCACGCAGCCGACGGGCCAGGAGGGCGACGGCTGCGGTCAGTTCGCTCTCCGGTACGGACAGCTCGCGCCGGGTGCGGACCGCCCGCAGCAGGCCGATGAGCTGCCCCAGGGCGAGGAGCGCCAGCAGGACGCCTGCAATACGGCCCGGCAGTCCTGGCTGATCGAGCAGGACCGCGCCGGCGCTGCCGAGCGCCGCCAAGCCGACCACCCGGAGGGTGAGCGAGCGTACGGTCAGCGGCGGGAGATGGATATGGACCACGCCGGCCTGGAAGAGCCATCTGACCGATCCTCCGGAGAACCTGTTTTCGACATGCTCCGGAATGCCCTGCCCCCGTAACCGCATTGGCCCCCCATAACCGGCACAGTCCCGCGAGCCCATCGTCTCAGCCCAATGCCCCGCCTTCCACTGGTAGTTCAAGGATTCCCGGCGTCCCCCCGGGGCGCGCGGCAACAGGTGCGGGCTGCCGGCGAGGTGCCGGCCGGGCCCGCGGCCGCCCGCCTCCGGCCCGCAAGCGGCGTCAGAGCAGCGCGGGCTCGTCCAGCGTCAGCGTCCTCGCCTCCGCGTCCAGCACTGCCGCAACCCCCAGCGGCATCGTCAGCGCCGTCTCACTGTGCCCGAACCCCAGCTCCTCGATCACCGGGACGCCCAGCCCGCCGAGCCGGTCGAGCAGCACCGCGCGCACCTGTTCGTACGGACCGCACTCGGCCCAGGAGCCGAGCGCGACCCCCGCTACCCCGTCCAGCCAGCCGGAGCGCAGGAGTTGGGTGAGGATGCGGTCGAGGCGGTAGTCCTCCTCGCCCACGTCCTCGATCAGCAGCAGGCCGCCGCGGGCGGACGGCCTGGCGTGCGGGGTGCCCAGATCCGCGGCGAGCAGGCTGACGCAGCCGCCGAGAGTGATGCCCCGGGCGCGTCCCGGCACCATCGTGCGGGCCGTGTCCAGGCCGAGGGTGCGTACCGACTCGGGCTCGAAGAGCGTGGCCCGCAGCGACTCCTGGGTGGGGGCGTCCTTGAGGAAGGTGGCGGCGCCGACCATGGGGCCGTGCAGGGTGGCCAGGCCGGTCCGGACGGCGAAGGCTTCGTGGAGGGCGGTGACATCGCTGTAGCCGACGAAGAGCTTGGGGCCGGCCGCGCGTATCGCGGTCCAGTCGACAAGGTCGACCATGCGCTGGGCGCCGTAGCCGCCGCGGGCGCAGATGACGGCGGAGACCGACGGGTCGCACCAGGCCTCCGTCAGATCGCGGGCGCGGTCCCGGTCGGCCCCCGCGAGATACCAGAACCCGGGGTGCTGGTCGAGGACATGGGGCAGTACGACCGGGTCCAGGTCCCAGCCGCGCAGGATCTCCAGGCCCGCTTCGAGCCGTTCGCCGGGTACGGGGCCGCTGGGCGCCACGACGGCGACCTTGGCCCCGGGGCGCAGTCGCGCCGGGCGGGTCAAGGGCGTCAGGGGAGTGTGGGTCACTTCTTGAGCTCCAGCAGCGGGACGTCGGGGCGGCGGATGCCGAAGGTCTGGGCGTACAGGGACAGTTCGGACTCCAGGGCGCGGATCACGGTCTCGGCTCTGCGGAACCCGTGGCCCTCGCCCTCGAAGGCGATGTACGCGTGCGGGATGCCGCGCCCCGCCATTCGCGCCAGGAACCGCTCGCACTGCACGGGCGGGCAGATCACATCGTCCAGGCCCTGGAGCAGCAGGAACGGTGTGCTGATCCGGTCGCTGTGCTGCAGCGGCGAGCGCTCGCGGTAGCGGCCCGGGACTTCGGCAAGCGGACCTACCAGCGACTGAAGATACTGCGACTCGAAGTCATGGGTCTGGTCGGTGGCCCAGCTCACCAGGTCGAGGACGGGATAGATGATGGTGCCGCAGGCGTAGACATCGGTGGTGGTGAGGGAGGCGGCGGTGGTCCAGCCGCCCGCGCTGCCGCCGCGGATGGCGAACCGCGCCGGGTCGGCCGTGCCCTCGGCGGCCAGCGCCTCGGCCACGGCCGCGCAGTCCTCGACGTCGACGACGCCCCACTGCTCACGCAGCCTGTCGCGGTACTCCCTGCCGTACCCGGTGGAGCCGCCGTAGTTGACCTCGGCGACGCCGATGCCGCGCGAGGTGAAGTAGGCGATCTCCAGGTCGAGGACGAGCGGGGCATGGCTGGTGGGGCCACCGTGCGCCCACACCACGAAGGGCGGCAGCTCCTCGTCGGGCGCGATCCGGTCAGGGCTGTGGGGCGGATAGATATGGGCGTGGATCTCCCGGTTGTCGGGGCCGGTGAAGGTGCGGATCTGCGGCTCCGGGTAGTACACCGGGTCCACCGGGTCGTCGTGTGCCGAGCCGATGACCCGGGTCCGCCCGGTGGCGGTGTCGAGCTCGACGACCTCGTACGCGCTGCGGGGGCTGGCAGCGACCCCGATGACCCGGTCGCCGTGCACGGCGAGGGTGGACGCCCATTCGGTCCACGGCCCCGCGGCGTCGACGAGCTCGCCGGTCTCCGGGTCGAGTATCCCGAGGGCAGTGGCGCCCTTGCCGTGGATGACGGCGATCAGCCCGTTGTCCAGCGGGTGGAACCACTTGAGGCCGATCTTCCACAGCGGCCCGCCGAACTCCTCGCCGCGGCCCGGACAGAGGCCGGTGCTCGGCACGACGCCGGGAGGGACGCGGGGCACGACGCCGGGCGCGACGCCGGGGACCAGCGCCTCCGGCCGGATCCGCTGCAGCTCCCACCAGTTGCCGAGGTCGGAGACGAAGAGCAGAGAGCCGTCCGGGGCCCAGTCGACCTGGGCAACCGACTCGTCGGTGTCCCCGACGACCGGCCGCACGCCGCTGAACGGGCCGCCCGCCGTCACCTCGCCGAGCATCACGACCGTGCCGTCCCAGGGCATCTGCGGATGGTCCCAGGCGATCCAGGCGGCGTGCCGCCCGTCCGGCGAGAGCCGCGGCCCGGTGACGAAGCGGTGCCGGTCGTCGGAGAGCTCCCGCACCGCTCCCCGGTCCTCGGCAGCCGAGCCGTCCAGCGGCACGGCTGCGATCACCCGGCGTACGTCCGTGGGTGCCTCGCCCGTGAACTCC
It includes:
- a CDS encoding LD-carboxypeptidase — protein: MTHTPLTPLTRPARLRPGAKVAVVAPSGPVPGERLEAGLEILRGWDLDPVVLPHVLDQHPGFWYLAGADRDRARDLTEAWCDPSVSAVICARGGYGAQRMVDLVDWTAIRAAGPKLFVGYSDVTALHEAFAVRTGLATLHGPMVGAATFLKDAPTQESLRATLFEPESVRTLGLDTARTMVPGRARGITLGGCVSLLAADLGTPHARPSARGGLLLIEDVGEEDYRLDRILTQLLRSGWLDGVAGVALGSWAECGPYEQVRAVLLDRLGGLGVPVIEELGFGHSETALTMPLGVAAVLDAEARTLTLDEPALL
- a CDS encoding adenosine deaminase, whose translation is MHLSDILRAPKAVLHDHLDGGLRPATIIELARECGYRELPTEDPAALATWFRDAADSGSLERYLETFAHTCAVMQTREALERIAAECAEDLAADGVVYAEVRYAPEQHLERGLTLDEVVDAVNAGFREGERRAGGRITVRALLTGMRHTERSLEIAELTVAHRERGVAGFDIAGGEIGNPPARHLPAFQHLKRHNCHFTIHAGEAVGAESIHEAVQICGAERIGHGVRITDDITVHDDGTADLGHLAAYIRDNRIALEVCPTSNLQTGAAKDYATHPIDLLRRLGFRITLNTDNRLVSGTTMSEEFQHMADAFGYGPEVFEAFTVAAVESAFLPLPERRRLIDEVVRPGYAALREQGTVQDPGTV
- a CDS encoding prolyl oligopeptidase family serine peptidase, which encodes MVPTGAYGTWPSPIDAALAASHEGRPEFLGMVADEVWWTAPRPTEGGRRALIRRRADGGEESVLPAPWNVRSRVIEYGGHPWAGAGRADGGPLVVFVHFPDQRLYAYEPDVPDAVPRPLTPVSAVGGGLRWVDPQLRLERGEVWCVLEEFTGEAPTDVRRVIAAVPLDGSAAEDRGAVRELSDDRHRFVTGPRLSPDGRHAAWIAWDHPQMPWDGTVVMLGEVTAGGPFSGVRPVVGDTDESVAQVDWAPDGSLLFVSDLGNWWELQRIRPEALVPGVAPGVVPRVPPGVVPSTGLCPGRGEEFGGPLWKIGLKWFHPLDNGLIAVIHGKGATALGILDPETGELVDAAGPWTEWASTLAVHGDRVIGVAASPRSAYEVVELDTATGRTRVIGSAHDDPVDPVYYPEPQIRTFTGPDNREIHAHIYPPHSPDRIAPDEELPPFVVWAHGGPTSHAPLVLDLEIAYFTSRGIGVAEVNYGGSTGYGREYRDRLREQWGVVDVEDCAAVAEALAAEGTADPARFAIRGGSAGGWTTAASLTTTDVYACGTIIYPVLDLVSWATDQTHDFESQYLQSLVGPLAEVPGRYRERSPLQHSDRISTPFLLLQGLDDVICPPVQCERFLARMAGRGIPHAYIAFEGEGHGFRRAETVIRALESELSLYAQTFGIRRPDVPLLELKK
- a CDS encoding FadR/GntR family transcriptional regulator, with product MNLSDSQTAGDVPRRISAMEAVLSHLRGAIERGDYAVGEKLPSEAELCRRLEVSRPVLREALRALQTMGLTASRTGKGTFVLSNGPVEDPTFGDYSASDLLEVRRHVEIPVAGYAAARRTPEDLDHLSHLLERMEQETDTTAWVAMDTLFHLAVAQAAQNPVFRRVIEEIRDALARQSAFLNELGGRREQSNREHRAIVEALVDRSEQDAVEAMTHHLARVESTLTSIVRPPHRTDPFTEGEDQA
- a CDS encoding GntR family transcriptional regulator, which translates into the protein MAVSGQQRRPVVVLYERIADAIHEGTYPPGSTLPSEPRLAAELGVSRPALREALLLLQEDGLLSVRRGVGRTVNDRPPRRGYEHIQPLEELLSTGSPLRVRPLLRAVEEPTDFTTQHLLAPARAELRFWESLLAGDATAAALSQEWAAAEEVLDRAHPAFAEALRTTPAAPATSMLAVLAAASRGVALTGHSGVTATLLGQRRGEQLGRAPDTPAVLVTQVVRVGDTPILAAKHMLPTGAPAMPVLQSN